CACCCCCGTGACTCAGTTCAAAAGTTAAATCCTTATGTACCAAGTGTGTATATCTAAAACATTCATCGACGGTTCATCGACGACCTTTTTCGAGAGAAAAGATTCGTTATAAATAATCAAGTACGAATGttaaatactttatatataaatattttatatagaataataatataataatcggATTTCCTTTGTTCCATACAACCCAATGTAATAAACATGCCCAAGACCAACTACGCCCCTAATAGTTATATCAATCGTATATATAAGCAGGCCAACCCACTCGTCCATCAGCTACACTTTTTCTGCAAATCGTTGCCCACGtttataaaacattccaaaaacGCTTTACATTCACATCCACTTCCGCATCATTTGACTTTTGATCGATTGACTCGCGATTAATGTCatacttttattatacgtCGAAATATGTTCTTTAAcgtcgtaatatttttattaaataattatcaaaatatagTTAAAATATGTACGCTTGTATGGACTATAGCTAAACCAAACGTCGTTACTCGAaatgaataaacaaataaataaataaataacttgcGTGTGCGAGGGTTTCATGGTCTTTCGGAAATGCACAGGCCACGGGTTAAAAACCGCTGTCTTAGAATTTATTGCTATATCATCACTGTATCATTTTCTTGCAATAAACGAACTCGTGAAAATGTGTAATTTGAGGaattttgaacaaattaaACACAAATTCTGTACGTACACATCTACAGGCTGAGATTGTGGAATCCATCGGTTTAGCTTCTGAGAGACTTATGCGTGACTCATAAATGAATCAAGAGCTTTAAAAGCGTGAACGTCATCCCACAGTAACGAAATCCTAGTGCAAGGTGTCGATTACAAGATAAATCCAGCATGCTTTCAGGGAAAGGCTACAGTGGTATTAACGAGGAGATCATGTGGATCAGCATCGGGATGGGGATCACGATCGCCGTACTGATCACCATTGCTCTGTGCTACATCGCCCGTGAGAAATGCCGGAAACGACACGAGGGCTACTACGCTTCCTGACGGACGCTGCCACCGCCCTCGTGGGCCTCTTGGTCCTTCTCACCATCGACACCTGGCGTCTTTTTCAGCCCGACCACGTCGAGAGGTAAACCGAGGGCGTACTATATCACCGTATAACGCCGAGATCTGGCGACTAATACCTTGCTTTCGGCTCGAGCAAGCTGACGTTTCACCATGAACGAGAAATCGAACGACGACTCTCTTCTCCTTCGacttttttcatcttttcccTCCCTATTCGtccctttcgtttctttgtttACTTCTCCTACTGTATCCTTCGACTAGTCTCATCCCACTTAACAGACACAAGAGAAGAATACGACAAGTCGATCATTCTGCATCTGTGAATCTTCATGCTACTCGATGGCTAGAAAGAAGTATTTTCGAAAATACGTGGACGATAAGTCCACGTTGTTCTACCAGTAATTTACTTTCAATTGTAACTAAGCAATATTTCCTACTTACGAATATGGTATTCtccgagagaaaaaaaaaaaaaaaagagaaaatacatCTCCATGATCGCTCAAAATTCTATCGTACCGCGGATTCATCGAATTTTCCAAGAAAATTAGAAGCTTATCGTAGATTTGATATCGAAACTGGAAACCAAGTaagaatataacgttgtgctcgTGTAAGATTAATCAAACAGCGTACTTCGAATTTCGATATTGCACTGCGTATAAAATCCAAGATATGTAAGTTATCGTGTCTTTCTGCTGCGACTTTTCGTTCGGTCTGTCTGTGCGCTCGTTCATCGCAGAATAAACATCAGATTGCTTCTACCGAATCCTCGAATTTATCGAGTCGAAACTCGACCATGATTTATGGAGCGTGTGGAGTAATCGctcgaaagaagaagaaatcggAGGAGAGCTCGGGTAATTCCGTTTGATCGACTGGATAATTAACCGAATTCCTTCCGTTGATGGCGTTGTTACAGGCAAATTTTAGGCACAGATTTCTATGCTTTATTGGAAATTCAAGGCTTTTTTGGGTAATTGATTCGACAGGACGGAGGTCGAAATTAATTCGACTTTGTTTGCGAGAACAGGTTTCGAAACTGGATCGTAATGAGATTGTTACGAAATCGGTTATGTGATTTGGGGATAATTGACATTCACGTTGTTCGTGAGTTACtaggatatttattaaacacgaGGAATATTTGCAGcgttattttgttaaatacaGTGGCAATTCGTACGATAAATTCGACGTCTCTTAATCAAACTTATTCTGTAAATTCTCTTGTTAATTTTCtgattattctattttattatatagaattgATAAAGTTTGTACAATATATCTGATACCTTATAATCGAATTTACTGTATAGAAATGTGTCTcttgtatattaatttctcgAGCCAGTTGCTCTTTCATCAAACGTAACACACGTACGATTGGCGTACGCTGTTCTTCATAGGGATTAGGGTACTTATGGAAAATGTGGAATATCTAAGGAGTTATCAaggaattatttcaatttttaaggaCTACCGTCTCATTTAGAGTCTggaactaaaaaaaaaaaaaaaaaaaaaaaatatcgtatatttaattatatatctgCCACTATTTCAAGTTTAATTAGATCGATGACTTGGCATACGCTTCTGTTCGTAAGTGTTAGggtatttatagaaaatagagTGTATTTGAAACGTTCTTTCGACATTGTTTAAACCTTTAAGAAATATTGCCGATCAAATTCATGGCTCGATATCTTTGCTATTTCCTTGCTGAATGTCTGcaaaatatcttaaaaataggttaaataatttcattgcatAAAGTTGTTATCCAATTTCAAGggaaatttctcaaaattgcTGTCCAAATCCGACATTTTCCAAGAGATTCTATCTAACGAAcgttatttctctttcttaccCTATTCTTTTAATTGCACGTATAAGTCGATTGATCGTGCATTCGAGCTGATTGCATTCGAAGCAATAAAACATTTCCATGCCATTGAAGTGGTAAAGTCAGTCGGATAATCGAGAAAGTTAATCAAAGTGTCGATCTAATAGGAAAATGTGTTAAATCGCGCTTAGAACGATGCGATTGAAACGCGCGAATTGCATTAAAATTGCTGGACAAGTGAAACGACATTTCGCTCGATAGAACGTGTCATTCGTTCGCCATCTACGCACACAGATAAAAGACGATTTTCAGAAAAAATAAGCGCGCTGAATCGTGAAGCTGAAGTAATCGAGTTTCGCGATTGTACAGGACGAACATCAGACATCCTACATATTTGAGTCAGCATAAtcgtaaaagaagaaaatttagaaaaaatccCATCAATTTCATGTCGTATTTCCGaggaataatagaaatatctttCAGCTAAAAATAGTAGAAGCTGATTTTAGACGTTTCGCAATTTTTACCACGGTCCTCTCGCGTGATTCGAGTAAATTGCGATATCCGAAATTTCCTcgtattttgcaaaattacaAATCAGTCGATTATCCTGTCTAGCTCGatattaatatcgtaaaattgaGAAGAAGCAACTTATAATCTACAATTTGTAACTGGGGATAATCCAAGTAGGAAAATAGAAGAGATCGAAgaataatgaaattcaatGGAGTAAATTGTAACGAAACTATTACGTTTGAATAGGTAATTTCAATAACTCTTCAGGAatgttattctttttatatttacaagataaataaaaatgtcacgaaatgtgcaaaaatataacaatttcaaaatatatgaaCAA
This genomic window from Bombus fervidus isolate BK054 chromosome 5, iyBomFerv1, whole genome shotgun sequence contains:
- the LOC139987269 gene encoding uncharacterized protein isoform X1; this encodes MPVGGRVAGKVGIYSSHYNGKGYSGINEEIMWISIGMGITIAVLITIALCYIAREKCRKRHEGYYAS
- the LOC139987269 gene encoding uncharacterized protein isoform X2, which encodes MPVGGRVAGKVGIYSSHYNGYSGINEEIMWISIGMGITIAVLITIALCYIAREKCRKRHEGYYAS